From a region of the Triticum aestivum cultivar Chinese Spring chromosome 7D, IWGSC CS RefSeq v2.1, whole genome shotgun sequence genome:
- the LOC123163868 gene encoding GATA transcription factor 20: MAPSFWGPEFPPQPAAVFDDLAPVEAEDAYEDEMEEEEEGEGDEEHEHGSDGEVVPMDIEDLGEAHLSCGCGRNLLTLCFRGVVHIFMSASPDKVSQVEAALSLQGRLDPADSTTVPPAARNTLTMTFRGQECSFDSVTPDEVQDVLLSLAGRELMVPRIELKMEFLHGSYDFDSVSPDKLQAVLSLLGGMELTVSTALPCANNQLTEPLICWIDVFDPVFPDKMQALLSLLGGNELNPGIGGGASPSVPYRLFLQSIDHVW; this comes from the exons ATGGCACCGTCGTTCTGGGGCCCCGAGTTCCCCCCGCAGCCGGCTgcggtgttcgacgacctcgcgcCCGTGGAGGCGGAGGACGCGTACGAGGacgagatggaggaggaggaggagggcgagggggacGAGGAGCATGAGCACGGCAGCGACGGGGAGGTCGTCCCGATGGACATCGAGGACCTGGGGGAGGCGCACCTCTCCTGCGGCTGCGGCCGCAACCTGCTCACCCTGTGCTTCCGGGGCGTTGTGCACATCTTCATGTCCGCCTCCCCTGACAAGGTGTCGCAGGTGGAAGCTGCACTTTCGCTGCAGGGGCGATTGGATCCGGCGGACTCTACGACTGTGCCGCCCGCCGCGCGCAACACGCTCACCATGACCTTCCGGGGCCAGGAGTGCAGTTTCGACTCTGTAACCCCTGACGAG GTGCAAGATGTACTTTTGTCGCTCGCGGGAAGGGAGCTGATGGTCCCTAGGATTGAGCTCAAAATGGAGTTCCTGCACGGGAGCTACGACTTCGACTCTGTATCCCCTGATAAG TTGCAAGCTGTACTTTCGCTGCTGGGGGGAATGGAGCTGACGGTCTCTACGGCTCTGCCATGTGCCAACAACCAGCTCACTGAACCCTTGATATGCTGGATCGACGTGTTCGACCCTGTATTCCCTGATAAG ATGCAAGCTTTACTTTCGCTGCTCGGGGGAAACGAGCTCAACCCAGGCATTGGTGGTGGAGCATCACCATCAGTTCCATACAGACTATTTTTACAGTCTATAGACCATGTTTGGTAA